In one window of Hevea brasiliensis isolate MT/VB/25A 57/8 chromosome 10, ASM3005281v1, whole genome shotgun sequence DNA:
- the LOC110664005 gene encoding clathrin coat assembly protein AP180 has product MPSKFRKAIGAVKDQTSISLAKVYTNNTSRSNLEVVILKATRHDEAPVDDRYVKELLNLISSSKVYAASCAQAIGRRIGKTRNWIVALKSLMLVLRIFQDGDPYFPREVLHAMKRGARILNLSTFRDDSNSSPWDYTAFVRTFALYLDERLDCFLTGKLQRRFTNRDRRNGHHRSRSGTDPVCEMKPSLLLDKISFWQRLLDRAIATRPTGAAKTNKLVQCSLYAVVQESFDLYRDISDGLALLLDSFFHLQYQSCVSAFQSCVKATKQFEELCSFYDLCKSIGVGRTSEYPSVQKISEELIETLQEFLKDQASFPTHIRSPSNFLLPAPPSQDPSSSSDRFEACDQYEKYSGRESEYESQCNSLEDLMCVQEMGTSTPPYADQTEDTYSATDSESIQSFPTTSATNSGLDLVSLDDWPTSEDQKQEQEQGQGQQTSTMGSTSGQNDCWEIVLAETASQPQVNSTPMDFFFDQDSTDLADGFGSPFGNSFSGQTSQPESAILSNFFDQASVPEHYYNPFLQDTIEIPTIPTTNNNDQLVFPIDDVFPAASPTFKATPTFCAKNPDGALPFPNEDDPFGPYPMTMANTHESNGCMDQQMLLREQQLWLQHQDKIIAKNMA; this is encoded by the coding sequence ATGCCAAGCAAGTTTAGGAAAGCAATTGGGGCTGTGAAAGACCAAACCAGCATTAGTCTTGCCAAGGTTTATACCAATAATACATCAAGGTCCAATCTTGAAGTTGTGATTCTTAAGGCTACGAGACACGATGAAGCTCCTGTGGATGATCGTTACGTTAAGGAACTTCTCAATCTTATATCTTCAAGCAAAGTTTATGCAGCTTCTTGTGCACAAGCCATTGGCAGAAGGATTGGCAAAACCAGGAATTGGATCGTTGCCCTCAAATCTCTTATGCTTGTTCTTCGAATTTTCCAGGATGGTGACCCTTATTTCCCTAGAGAAGTCCTCCATGCAATGAAACGTGGTGCCAGGATTTTAAATCTTTCTACTTTTAGAGATGATTCCAATTCAAGCCCTTGGGATTATACTGCCTTTGTGAGGACTTTTGCTCTCTATCTTGACGAGCGCTTAGATTGTTTCCTTACAGGGAAGCTTCAGAGAAGATTCACCAACAGAGACAGGAGAAATGGCCACCATAGAAGCCGGAGTGGTACTGATCCAGTTTGTGAAATGAAACCTTCATTGTTGCTTGATAAGATCTCTTTTTGGCAAAGATTGCTTGATAGAGCTATTGCCACTAGGCCAACCGGTGCAGCCAAGACAAACAAGTTGGTGCAATGTTCTTTGTACGCCGTTGTACAAGAGAGCTTCGATCTCTACCGAGACATTTCTGATGGGCTTGCGCTTCTTTTAGATAGTTTCTTtcatttacaatatcaatcttgTGTCAGTGCTTTCCAATCTTGTGTCAAGGCCACAAAACAATTCGAAGAGCTTTGCTCTTTCTATGATTTGTGTAAAAGTATCGGAGTTGGAAGAACTTCTGAGTACCCAAGTGTTCAAAAGATATCAGAAGAGCTTATAGAAacattacaagaattcttgaaagACCAAGCTTCTTTCCCTACACATATTAGATCACCTTCAAATTTTCTTCTTCCAGCACCACCATCCCAGGACCCATCTTCAAGCTCTGATAGGTTTGAGGCGTGTGATCAGTACGAAAAGTATTCTGGGAGAGAATCTGAATACGAGTCGCAGTGCAACTCATTGGAGGATCTTATGTGTGTCCAAGAAATGGGGACAAGCACACCTCCATATGCGGACCAGACTGAAGACACCTATAGCGCCACTGATTCGGAATCAATTCAATCATTTCCCACAACAAGCGCAACAAATAGCGGCTTAGACCTTGTCTCCTTGGACGACTGGCCAACTTCAGAAGATCAAAAGCAGGAACAAGAACAGGGACAAGGACAACAAACTTCAACAATGGGTTCAACTTCAGGTCAAAATGATTGTTGGGAGATTGTGCTAGCAGAGACTGCAAGCCAACCACAAGTAAATTCGACCCCTATGGACTTTTTCTTCGATCAAGATTCAACAGATTTAGCTGATGGATTTGGTAGTCCATTTGGGAACAGTTTCTCTGGTCAAACTTCACAGCCAGAGTCTGCAATTCTCAGCAATTTCTTTGATCAAGCTTCAGTGCCAGAGCATTACTACAATCCATTTCTACAAGATACAATTGAAATTCCAACGATTCCCACAACCAATAATAACGACCAACTTGTATTTCCAATCGACGATGTGTTTCCAGCAGCTTCTCCAACATTTAAGGCAACACCAACATTTTGTGCCAAAAATCCTGATGGGGCACTGCCATTCCCTAATGAAGATGATCCTTTTGGTCCATACCCTATGACAATGGCTAATACACATGAATCTAATGGTTGCATGGATCAGCAGATGCTGTTACGTGAGCAGCAATTATGGCTTCAGCACCAGGACAAGATAATAGCCAAGAATATGGCTTAA